The sequence below is a genomic window from Acetivibrio clariflavus DSM 19732.
CTGCACCTGCTATACTTATTCCAATTGTACTAAACAGCTTTGAGCCCTTTTTATACAAGATGTTCATTACAACAGTACTCAAAATTCCTCCCGATATACTGAAAAGAAAACCTGTAATTCCCCCTCCGAAAACCGAGGCCAGTATGCATCGGATAAAAACCACCGATATAGCATCCTTAAAGTCAAAAAATATTATTACCGTAATGGTAATTATATTTGCCAATCCCAGCTTTACCCCAGGAATAGGCAGCGGTACAGGAAACCAAGATTCAATTATTGATAAAACCAAGGCCAGGGCAACCATTAAGCCCAATATAACAATACGTTTTGTGTTATTAACCATATATCTCAATCTTTCTACACTAAAACCTATTCTTTTTAATATCAAAATTACTGTCAGTTAAATCCTTTTTAAGCATCAAAAAGTCTATTGGTATGCCTATTGTTAAATTTTGTACAAAATCTTCATCAATGGGTGACAATATCAACCTTTGAAGACTGTCCCTCAATTTTAATCATAGTGTTGTTTGGAATACATACCGCCATATCACCCTTATCATACAGCCATCCAGTATTAACACATACCTTGTCGGGACATTCAGCCTCAACAAACCGGATTCTTCCCTTTTCAACCAGAACCACTTGATTATATTTCCCCGAAATCTCAATCCTTTGAGGTTCAGTAACAGAACTTAAATCTATACTTTTTACAACTTTATCCTTCACTTTTATTACTGCAATTTTATGTGTCCCACTGTCACCTCTTTTATACTGCAGTACAAAAGCAGAGGAAATAACTATAGCCACTCCTATTATACCTATAAGTACAATATCACCATTTTTTAACATATTCATACCCATTGCTATCATCCTCAAATTTAAATGAACCAGCAAGTCCTTCGGTTATATAAACCTTTTTATCCTTTGTTATAAAAACTGCTTCAACGCCTTCCATTTTTTCTATTAATTTCATTCCTTTTTCAAGTCCTAAAACAAACGTAGCAGTGGATAAGGCATCGGCATCAACCGACAGATCAGCTATTACAGTAGTACCTATAAGCCCTGAGTCGGCCGGATAACCTGTTTTCGGATCAATTATATGATGGTACTTTATTCCGTCTTTTACGAAGTATCTCTGATAATCCCCAGAACTCACTATGGCCTTGTCCTTTGCACTTATAATCCCTATATAAGACCCTTCCGGTCCTCGGGGATTTCTAATACCTACCTTCCATGGACTTCCGTCTGGTTTTCCTCCTAATAAAGCAATGTTACCTCCAATATTTATAAAAGCCGACCTGACATTATGTTCCTTATATATTTCTATTGCCTCATCTGCTGCAAAGCCCTTTGCTATTCCGCCAAGATCAATCAGTTGACCTTTTTTTTCAAGCTTTGCCTCTGACTTGTCGCTGTTAATTGTTATATCCTTATAATTCACCAGGCCAATCAAATTTTGCAGCCTTTCCATTGAAGGCACCGTAGGTTTATCAGTCGAAATCCCCCATTCTTTTACAAGAGGTCCTATTGTAGCATCAAAAGCACCATCGCTTATTTCAGAGAACTTTTTGGTTTTTTCCAAAACATACAGGGTATCTTCGCTTATTTTTATAAAGTCTGTTCCGGCTGAATCATTCAGCCTGTTTACTTCTCCCCCCGGTTTGTTTATAGTCATATCGTCTTCAATTTGCCTGATTCTATCCATTACTTTCCTGCTTATTTCCTCAGCATTATCGGCGTAAATTCTCTGATTGATTACAGTTCCCATGGCAAAATCCGTATTTTCATAAGGCTCTGTTTCCAAATTCTT
It includes:
- a CDS encoding NusG domain II-containing protein translates to MGMNMLKNGDIVLIGIIGVAIVISSAFVLQYKRGDSGTHKIAVIKVKDKVVKSIDLSSVTEPQRIEISGKYNQVVLVEKGRIRFVEAECPDKVCVNTGWLYDKGDMAVCIPNNTMIKIEGQSSKVDIVTH
- a CDS encoding Gx transporter family protein encodes the protein MVNNTKRIVILGLMVALALVLSIIESWFPVPLPIPGVKLGLANIITITVIIFFDFKDAISVVFIRCILASVFGGGITGFLFSISGGILSTVVMNILYKKGSKLFSTIGISIAGAVSHNVAQIVTAGFVMRDSAVYLLLPVLLSSGVVMGLFVGLCSGFLEKAIRAAKIIS
- a CDS encoding FAD:protein FMN transferase, with product MGKNFLTLIVVLAAVCLSACSVLENAPYKNLETEPYENTDFAMGTVINQRIYADNAEEISRKVMDRIRQIEDDMTINKPGGEVNRLNDSAGTDFIKISEDTLYVLEKTKKFSEISDGAFDATIGPLVKEWGISTDKPTVPSMERLQNLIGLVNYKDITINSDKSEAKLEKKGQLIDLGGIAKGFAADEAIEIYKEHNVRSAFINIGGNIALLGGKPDGSPWKVGIRNPRGPEGSYIGIISAKDKAIVSSGDYQRYFVKDGIKYHHIIDPKTGYPADSGLIGTTVIADLSVDADALSTATFVLGLEKGMKLIEKMEGVEAVFITKDKKVYITEGLAGSFKFEDDSNGYEYVKKW